From the genome of Hemiscyllium ocellatum isolate sHemOce1 chromosome 15, sHemOce1.pat.X.cur, whole genome shotgun sequence, one region includes:
- the raly gene encoding RNA-binding protein Raly, protein MRVFHVHRVEDLSMSTKLQTSNITNKNDPRSINSRVFIGNLNTAVVKKSDVETIFGQYGKVVGCSVHKGYAFVQYTNERTARVAVAGENRRVLAGQTLDINMAGEPKPNRPKGLKRPSSAVYSSSYDFDYDYFRDDFYERMHEYSSRPALIPRAIPVKRPRVIVPVLRRGKSGIPLKLMARSTATTKNATKLKLKSNELQRIKLELTQIKSNIDSLLGRLEEISREKVGHTESRKKADEVRPELSHADSASETAETLTEEPLGDDGECEELEQGEATEDNECEDEMETHHRAETETTLE, encoded by the exons GACCTGAGTATGTCGACCAAACTCCAGACCAGTAACATCACCAACAAGAATGACCCTCGGTCGATTAATTCCCGCGTCTTTATCGGAAACCTCAACACGGCGGTGGTGAAGAAGTCTGACGTGGAGACAATCTTCGGGCAGTACGGCAAGGTGGTGGGCTGCTCTGTGCACAAGGGCTACGCCTTTGTCCAGTACACCAACGAGAGAACGGCACGTGTCGCCGTGGCTGGAGAGAATCGCCGGGTACTCGCTGGACAGACACTCG ATATTAACATGGCTGGAGAACCCAAACCCAATAGACCCAAAGGATTGAAGAGACCAAGTTCTGCTGTGTACAG CTCAAGTTACGATTTTGATTATGATTACTTCAGAGACGACTTTTATGAGAG AATGCATGAATACTCCAGCCGGCCAGCGCTGATCCCCCGGGCAATACCAGTTAAGCGACCCCGGGTGATTGTCCCCGTGCTACGCAGAGGGAAGTCTGGGATCCCCCTGAAGTTAATGGCACGTTCCACAGCCACCACGAAAAACGCCACAAAGTTAAAAC TAAAATCCAACGAACTCCAGCGGATTAAACTAGAACTCACCCAGATTAAATCCAACATCGACTCGCTGCTGGGAAGGTTGGAGGAGAtatccagggagaaagtgggtcACACAG AGTCGAGGAAGAAGGCCGATGAGGTGAGGCCTGAGCTCTCTCACGCAGACTCTGCCTCAGAAACTgcagagacgctgacagaggaaCCTCTGGGTGACGATGGGGAATGTGAGGAACTCGAACAGGGTGAAGCAACTGAAGACAATGAGTGTGAGGATGAAATG